In Zingiber officinale cultivar Zhangliang chromosome 8B, Zo_v1.1, whole genome shotgun sequence, a single genomic region encodes these proteins:
- the LOC122015026 gene encoding probable 60S ribosomal protein L14 — MPFKRYVEIGRVALVNYGKEYGRLVVIVDVIDQNRALVDAPDMIRGQINFKRLSLTDIKIDIPRVPKKKTLIQAMEAADVKNKWENSSWGRKLIVQKRRAALNDFDRFKVMVAKIKRGRAIRQELAKLKKENAA, encoded by the exons Atg CCGTTCAAGCGATATGTGGAGATCGGCAGGGTTGCCCTCGTGAACTATGGGAAGGAATATGGAAGGCTCGTCGTCATCGTCGACGTTATCGACCAGAACAGG GCTTTGGTTGATGCTCCTGATATGATTCGTGGCCAAATTAACTTCAAAAGGCTCTCTCTTACTGATATAAAGATTGACATACCACGAGTCCCTAAGAAGAAGACCCTCATTCAAGCTATGGAGGCTGCTG ATGTTAAGAACAAGTGGGAAAACAGCTCATGGGGCAGGAAGCTTATTGTGCAGAAGAGGAGAGCTGCCCTAAATGACTTTGACAGGTTCAAGGTCATGGTGGCCAAGATTAAG CGAGGACGTGCCATAAGGCAAGAATTGGCCAAACTTAAGAAGGAAAATGCAGCTTGA